The DNA segment AGTTAGAAGAGTACGCTTTATAAGTTCTTCAATTATAAACTGTACGTTTTCTAATATAGATTCGATGATTGATATTCTATCCGTTGAGGATAATGAATATTTACTAGATTCAACTTCTAAAGGGGATATTTATTTAACAGTTGAAGAAGGTTTAGAGTTAAGTCAAAAAATCATTGTGAATAATAAGCTTTATATTTTATATAATATAGAATTTGATGATCAATTTATACCTGTTTATAAAGAAGTTTCTTACTATTCGCTTAATATATACAGCGATGCTGTTACTAATCATCATAGTTCTTTCCTAGAATTGGAATATCATGCTCTAGTTAATTCGCGCTCTTATCGCTATATGATGAAATTAAAGAAATTTGTTCATAAATATAAATTGCTTAGGTTTGTTAATTTTATTGATCTTGGCTTAAGAAAGATTATAAGATGATATTTAGGAGGAAATATGAGATATGTTGATATTATAGATCTCCATATTTTTGGTGATCATCGAGGTTCGTTGATTTCGTTAGAAGCGAACAGTAAAGTTGTACCATTTGATGTAAAGAGAGTTTACTATATTTTTGATACGAAAGAAGATGTGATAAGAGGAAAGCATGCTCATAAAAATTTGGAGCAGCTAGTGATAGCAGTTAGTGGAGAATGTAATTTTTATGTGGATAATGGAATAGAAAAGAAAACTATAAAAATAGATCACCCATCAAAGGGGATTTACTTAAAAGGCATGGTCTGGAGAGAGATGATGGATTTCTCAGAAGATTGTGTATTAATGGTTTTGGCGAGTGAGCATTATGATGTATCGGATTATATTTTTGATTATGAGGACTTTTTAAAAACAGCTAGAGAAAATTTTTAAGAAGTTAGGGGGTTGAAAATTGAATATTTGTATTACTTCCATAGGCTCTGCTACCGCTATAAATTTAATTAAGCTATTAAAAGCACAAACAAAGCATGAAGTGAGCAT comes from the Paenibacillus lentus genome and includes:
- a CDS encoding sugar 3,4-ketoisomerase, translated to MRYVDIIDLHIFGDHRGSLISLEANSKVVPFDVKRVYYIFDTKEDVIRGKHAHKNLEQLVIAVSGECNFYVDNGIEKKTIKIDHPSKGIYLKGMVWREMMDFSEDCVLMVLASEHYDVSDYIFDYEDFLKTARENF